A genomic stretch from Hydrogenimonas urashimensis includes:
- a CDS encoding (Fe-S)-binding protein, whose amino-acid sequence MFNYTSVSDACIKCGKCIPVCTIHNVNADEVTSPRGFIDLLGAHERGELELDRTAKDIFESCFLCTNCVDVCPNDLPTDMVIEEVRKEIADTYGIAWYKRLFFFLLRHRTIMDIASKLGYVFKTCAVQSNEKYGGLTPRFNLPIIKKERLLPSMASRSVLNSYKEKLDHGGKGRVAIFIGCLANYNYTGIGHSLVKILKTLEIDIFFAKEQKCCAAPAYFTGDFDTVEVLSKKNIEYFESFIDEVDAILVPEATCSAMIKHDWAVFFRNRGMEEWAQRAERLNEKIFMATEWLANHTDLPALLEEKGCHKEMLVTYHDPCHARKVQGIYKEPRSLIKANYRFAEMSDPNRCCGFGGVTIQTEKFHLAEAAGKPKAAMIDATGADVVAAECSACRMQLSNALFQADSKAVFKNPIELIADALEG is encoded by the coding sequence ATGTTCAATTACACGTCAGTCAGCGACGCTTGTATCAAGTGCGGCAAATGCATCCCGGTCTGCACCATTCACAATGTCAATGCGGATGAGGTGACGAGCCCGCGAGGCTTCATCGATCTTCTCGGCGCCCATGAGCGGGGCGAACTCGAGCTCGACAGGACGGCCAAGGATATTTTCGAAAGCTGTTTTCTCTGCACCAACTGCGTCGATGTCTGTCCCAACGACCTGCCCACCGATATGGTGATCGAGGAGGTGCGCAAAGAGATTGCCGATACATACGGCATCGCCTGGTACAAACGGCTTTTCTTCTTTCTGCTGCGTCACCGCACGATCATGGATATCGCCAGCAAGCTGGGGTACGTTTTCAAGACCTGTGCCGTGCAGAGCAACGAAAAGTACGGCGGCCTGACGCCCCGATTCAACCTGCCCATCATCAAAAAAGAGCGTCTGCTGCCCAGCATGGCGAGCAGGAGTGTCCTCAACTCCTACAAAGAGAAACTCGATCACGGCGGCAAAGGGCGCGTGGCCATCTTTATCGGCTGCCTGGCCAATTACAATTATACCGGCATCGGCCACTCTCTCGTGAAGATTCTCAAAACGCTGGAGATCGACATCTTTTTCGCCAAGGAGCAGAAATGCTGCGCCGCGCCCGCCTACTTTACGGGCGATTTCGATACCGTCGAAGTCCTGAGCAAGAAGAATATCGAATATTTCGAAAGTTTCATCGACGAGGTGGATGCCATCCTCGTACCCGAAGCGACCTGCTCGGCGATGATCAAACACGACTGGGCCGTATTTTTTCGCAACCGCGGTATGGAGGAGTGGGCCCAAAGGGCCGAGAGGCTCAACGAAAAGATATTTATGGCGACCGAGTGGCTCGCCAATCACACCGATCTTCCGGCACTCCTGGAGGAAAAAGGGTGCCACAAAGAGATGCTCGTTACCTACCATGACCCTTGCCACGCCCGAAAAGTTCAGGGAATCTACAAAGAGCCCCGCAGTCTGATAAAGGCCAACTACCGCTTTGCCGAAATGAGCGACCCCAACCGCTGCTGCGGTTTCGGCGGCGTAACGATACAGACAGAGAAGTTTCATCTCGCCGAAGCGGCGGGCAAGCCCAAGGCGGCGATGATCGATGCCACGGGCGCCGATGTCGTCGCCGCCGAATGCAGTGCCTGCCGCATGCAACTGAGCAATGCGCTCTTTCAGGCCGACAGCAAAGCCGTCTTCAAAAATCCGATCGAACTGATCGCCGATGCACTGGAGGGATAG
- a CDS encoding META domain-containing protein: MGNIFWSLLATALFFLEGCAVNGMANTHQPCSEKLYGTTWNLRMIDNDRIDLKHPATIHFDDDGKISGYSGCNHYFAKAELTATTITFGPVGSTRRYCMGEAGKVEQRLFSLFKGKKWWNFDEKKRLQIFDDEHRLVFERAE; this comes from the coding sequence ATGGGAAACATTTTCTGGAGCCTGTTGGCGACCGCACTCTTTTTTCTCGAAGGGTGCGCCGTCAACGGCATGGCGAACACACATCAGCCCTGCAGCGAAAAACTTTACGGTACGACATGGAACCTGCGGATGATCGACAACGACAGAATAGATCTGAAACATCCCGCGACGATCCATTTCGACGATGATGGGAAGATTTCCGGTTACAGCGGATGCAACCACTATTTCGCGAAGGCGGAACTGACTGCCACGACGATCACGTTCGGGCCGGTCGGTTCGACGAGACGATACTGCATGGGGGAGGCGGGAAAGGTCGAGCAACGCCTGTTTTCGCTCTTCAAAGGAAAGAAATGGTGGAATTTCGATGAGAAAAAGCGTTTGCAGATCTTCGATGACGAGCATCGGCTTGTATTCGAACGTGCCGAGTAG
- the lgt gene encoding prolipoprotein diacylglyceryl transferase yields the protein MRFWQHIYEHFDPIAFTLGPFKVHWYGIMYVLALVTALYAAKWYVRHDRYPVNEKMLDSFFIYVEIGVILGARLGYILFYDPHTGYYLTHPWQIFNPFQGGTFTGIMGMSYHGAVVGFILATWIFVRKTKTSFWMWMDLVALSVPVGYVFGRIGNFLNQELVGRVTEVPWGIYVHQTLRHPSQLYEAFLEGVVIALILFFYRKKERFEGELIALYAILYGAARFIVEFWRQPDIQIGFVCCGWMTMGQILSLVMVAVGLVIYILLGKRATPVSPKPR from the coding sequence ATGAGATTCTGGCAGCATATTTACGAGCATTTCGATCCGATCGCCTTCACGTTGGGACCTTTCAAGGTCCACTGGTACGGCATTATGTATGTTCTGGCACTCGTCACGGCCCTCTACGCCGCCAAATGGTATGTCAGGCACGACCGGTATCCGGTCAATGAAAAGATGCTGGATAGTTTTTTCATCTATGTGGAGATCGGTGTGATACTTGGGGCGAGGCTGGGGTACATTCTTTTCTACGATCCCCATACCGGCTACTATCTGACCCATCCGTGGCAGATTTTCAACCCGTTCCAGGGAGGTACCTTCACGGGCATCATGGGGATGAGCTACCATGGCGCCGTTGTTGGTTTCATTCTGGCGACGTGGATTTTCGTGAGAAAAACCAAAACCTCTTTTTGGATGTGGATGGATCTTGTGGCACTCAGCGTACCGGTCGGATACGTTTTCGGGCGTATCGGGAATTTTCTCAACCAGGAACTGGTTGGACGTGTGACAGAAGTGCCGTGGGGTATCTATGTGCATCAGACGCTCAGGCACCCTTCGCAGCTCTACGAAGCCTTTCTGGAAGGGGTGGTGATCGCACTGATACTCTTCTTCTACCGAAAAAAAGAGCGGTTCGAGGGGGAGCTTATCGCGCTTTATGCCATTCTCTATGGTGCTGCGCGTTTTATCGTCGAGTTCTGGCGGCAGCCTGATATTCAGATCGGTTTTGTGTGCTGCGGATGGATGACGATGGGGCAGATTCTTTCACTGGTAATGGTCGCAGTGGGCCTCGTCATCTACATCCTGCTTGGAAAAAGGGCTACTCCGGTTTCGCCAAAACCTCGATGA
- a CDS encoding TlpA family protein disulfide reductase yields MKKLFTLLLAFGILSLLPLSAAENRKNEVTLTFELKEKGAPTIHITEAPNGIVIDEYKGKIVLLNFFGKHCKWCMKEIPHLVSLQKKHPKIFQVIAIHAQQPMTPGERHMLEKKFGFNYPIYEYSNNPDFVQYIAHRAQWEGGLPFSIVFDQNGSAVKIIPGYAPEEDLEKIIEVLAKPE; encoded by the coding sequence ATGAAAAAACTCTTCACCCTTCTTCTTGCCTTCGGCATATTGTCGCTTCTGCCTCTTTCGGCGGCCGAAAACCGGAAAAACGAGGTCACTCTCACTTTCGAGCTCAAGGAGAAAGGCGCACCGACGATCCATATCACGGAGGCGCCCAACGGCATCGTCATCGACGAATACAAAGGAAAGATCGTCCTGCTCAACTTTTTCGGCAAACACTGCAAATGGTGTATGAAAGAGATTCCCCACCTCGTCAGCCTCCAGAAAAAACATCCGAAAATCTTTCAGGTCATAGCAATTCACGCCCAGCAGCCCATGACACCCGGCGAACGGCATATGCTTGAGAAAAAATTCGGTTTCAACTATCCGATCTACGAATATTCGAACAATCCCGATTTTGTCCAGTATATCGCTCACAGGGCCCAGTGGGAGGGAGGTCTGCCCTTCTCCATCGTGTTCGATCAGAACGGCAGTGCGGTCAAGATCATTCCGGGGTACGCACCCGAGGAGGATCTGGAAAAGATCATCGAGGTTTTGGCGAAACCGGAGTAG
- a CDS encoding AI-2E family transporter, whose protein sequence is MKPQYFITLLLLVSGYFLYRVFMPFMQDIAIAILLMFATLGIARHIGRRVEKRWVISTVMSLLLGIMFFAPLVYMINAIAVMVTHIDPIAIHELVVKTANYLQSISLPPELLERFNIDTASIHKVLANVFSEESIRKYLKHAISFLGTMAAQSAVFFKDMVLILIFYFFAYYYGEKVGPFIKRILPLDTAQTQLLFNELSNSMGVVFFSILATAILEGTLFAIVVLFFGLDAILLGILYGFASLVPVIGGALMWVPTSIYLWVTQGATPALVVVIYSIVVISIIADTFVKPVIIKEIDQKMLKENNTRNEMLVFFSIIAGLTTYGFWGMIIGPAITTVFIAILKLYVQFQTGSQTPLKEFK, encoded by the coding sequence ATGAAGCCCCAATATTTCATAACCCTTCTGCTTCTCGTTTCGGGCTATTTTCTCTACCGGGTCTTCATGCCTTTCATGCAGGATATCGCCATCGCCATTTTGCTGATGTTCGCCACACTGGGTATCGCCAGACACATCGGCCGACGGGTCGAGAAACGGTGGGTCATCAGCACCGTCATGTCGCTGCTGCTGGGTATCATGTTTTTCGCTCCTCTGGTCTACATGATCAACGCCATCGCGGTCATGGTCACCCATATCGATCCCATCGCCATTCACGAACTGGTCGTCAAAACCGCCAACTATCTCCAGTCGATATCGCTTCCTCCCGAACTGCTCGAACGCTTCAACATCGATACCGCATCGATCCACAAAGTCCTCGCCAACGTCTTCAGTGAAGAGAGTATCCGCAAATACCTCAAACACGCCATCTCTTTTCTTGGCACCATGGCGGCCCAGAGTGCCGTCTTTTTCAAGGATATGGTTCTGATCCTCATCTTCTACTTTTTCGCCTACTACTACGGAGAAAAGGTGGGGCCTTTCATCAAACGGATTCTTCCGCTCGACACGGCGCAGACGCAGCTTCTTTTCAATGAACTCTCCAACTCCATGGGGGTGGTCTTCTTCTCGATCCTGGCCACGGCGATTCTGGAGGGAACGCTTTTTGCCATCGTCGTCCTCTTTTTCGGTCTTGATGCCATCTTGCTGGGAATTCTCTACGGATTCGCTTCCCTCGTCCCCGTCATTGGCGGAGCGTTGATGTGGGTCCCCACATCGATCTATCTCTGGGTCACTCAGGGCGCCACGCCGGCACTCGTGGTCGTCATCTATTCGATTGTGGTCATCTCGATTATCGCGGATACTTTCGTCAAACCGGTCATTATCAAGGAGATCGACCAAAAAATGCTCAAAGAGAACAACACACGCAACGAAATGCTGGTCTTTTTCTCGATTATCGCGGGCTTGACGACTTACGGCTTCTGGGGTATGATTATCGGTCCGGCGATCACGACGGTCTTCATCGCCATATTGAAACTCTATGTCCAGTTCCAGACAGGATCCCAAACCCCTTTAAAGGAATTCAAATGA
- the ruvB gene encoding Holliday junction branch migration DNA helicase RuvB — protein sequence MERMVEIEKFDYENSYEASLRPSQWDEYIGQEKIKKNLQVFIAASKKRNEALDHVLFFGPPGLGKTTLAYLIASEMGSQIKVTAAPMIEKSGDLAAILTNLEEGDILFIDEIHRMSPAIEEILYPAMEDYRLDIIIGSGPAAQTIKLDLPRFTLIGATTRAGMISNPLRERFGMHFRMQFYESRELAKIIQQAAVKLEKPCDADAALEIARRSRGTPRIALRLLRRVRDFAEVENEATIALTRTKYALDQLGVNEEGFDELDLKLLRLLIEARGKPLGLGTIGAALSEDEGTIEDVIEPYLLANGYIERTARGRIATPKTFEHFKLSPNAQGGLF from the coding sequence ATGGAACGGATGGTCGAAATCGAAAAATTCGATTACGAAAACAGTTACGAAGCCTCCCTGCGACCGTCGCAGTGGGACGAGTATATCGGACAGGAGAAGATCAAAAAGAACCTGCAGGTTTTCATTGCAGCGAGCAAAAAAAGGAACGAGGCGCTCGACCATGTCCTATTCTTCGGACCTCCGGGTCTTGGCAAAACGACACTCGCCTACCTCATCGCCTCGGAGATGGGAAGCCAGATCAAAGTAACAGCGGCGCCGATGATCGAAAAAAGCGGCGATCTGGCGGCGATCCTGACCAATCTCGAAGAGGGAGATATTCTCTTTATCGACGAGATTCACCGCATGAGTCCCGCCATCGAGGAGATTCTGTATCCCGCGATGGAGGATTACCGGCTCGATATCATTATCGGCAGCGGTCCGGCTGCCCAGACGATCAAGCTCGACCTTCCCCGTTTCACCCTCATCGGCGCCACGACACGCGCCGGCATGATCTCCAATCCCCTGCGGGAACGCTTCGGCATGCATTTTAGAATGCAGTTTTACGAAAGCAGGGAACTGGCCAAAATCATTCAACAGGCCGCTGTCAAACTCGAAAAGCCGTGCGACGCCGATGCGGCACTCGAAATCGCCAGACGAAGCCGCGGCACGCCGCGAATCGCCCTTCGGCTGCTTCGCAGGGTACGGGATTTTGCCGAAGTCGAAAACGAAGCGACCATCGCTCTGACACGCACAAAATACGCCCTCGACCAGCTCGGTGTCAACGAAGAGGGATTTGACGAACTCGATCTCAAACTTCTGAGACTCCTGATCGAAGCTCGCGGAAAACCTTTGGGTCTTGGCACCATCGGGGCCGCACTCAGTGAGGATGAAGGGACGATCGAGGATGTGATCGAACCCTATCTTCTGGCCAACGGCTACATCGAACGCACGGCCAGGGGGCGCATCGCCACTCCCAAAACCTTCGAACATTTCAAACTCTCTCCCAATGCCCAGGGAGGACTCTTTTGA
- the panB gene encoding 3-methyl-2-oxobutanoate hydroxymethyltransferase, with amino-acid sequence MQKKETITSLQQARGQRKLVMITAYDALFASLFEESADMILVGDSLNMSFLGEPDTLSATLDQMIYHTRAVCSGAPKSFVICDMPFGSTNTLDEALRNSVKVFQQTRADAVKIEGGIERAELVRHLCDNAIAVMGHVGLLPQSVRSEGGYKVQGRDEASFAQVIEDAKAIEAAGAFALVVEGVTSDLGAAVTEAVDIPVIGIGAGNATDGQVLVWSDMLGFFEAFKPRFVKRYLNGAELVKEAAAQYAKEVRDGLFPNDEHTYGK; translated from the coding sequence ATGCAGAAAAAGGAGACGATCACATCGCTTCAGCAGGCCAGAGGCCAAAGAAAACTGGTGATGATTACCGCATACGATGCTCTTTTCGCATCCCTTTTCGAAGAGTCGGCCGACATGATTCTCGTAGGCGACAGCCTCAATATGAGTTTTCTCGGTGAACCCGACACTCTCTCCGCAACCCTCGATCAGATGATCTACCATACCCGCGCCGTCTGCAGCGGCGCACCGAAAAGTTTCGTCATCTGCGACATGCCCTTCGGCTCCACCAACACCCTCGACGAAGCGTTGCGAAACAGCGTCAAAGTGTTCCAGCAGACCCGCGCCGACGCCGTCAAGATCGAAGGAGGCATCGAGCGGGCGGAACTGGTAAGACATCTGTGCGACAATGCCATCGCCGTGATGGGGCATGTGGGCCTGCTTCCCCAGTCGGTTCGGTCCGAAGGAGGTTACAAGGTCCAGGGACGGGATGAGGCGAGCTTTGCCCAAGTGATCGAAGATGCCAAAGCGATCGAAGCGGCGGGTGCGTTCGCCCTGGTGGTCGAAGGCGTCACTTCCGATCTGGGTGCCGCCGTGACCGAAGCGGTCGACATTCCGGTGATCGGTATCGGTGCCGGGAACGCCACCGACGGACAGGTTCTCGTCTGGTCCGACATGCTCGGATTTTTCGAAGCTTTCAAACCCCGATTTGTCAAGCGCTACCTCAACGGCGCCGAATTGGTCAAAGAGGCTGCCGCCCAATACGCCAAAGAGGTACGGGACGGATTGTTTCCGAACGATGAGCACACCTATGGAAAGTGA
- a CDS encoding Hpt domain-containing protein, which yields MGIRTELEQQFEYDIVDEFADHFDIMTESMEPAIIALEHETGRIDKINELFRIFHNIKSAASFLKIERIHLLAELAEEMMERMRANEEEIDERVVDWLLLVSDQMRLWSSELLEDGTLGDIDPEILNVPKRD from the coding sequence ATGGGCATCCGTACGGAGCTGGAACAGCAGTTTGAATACGATATCGTCGACGAGTTCGCCGACCATTTCGATATCATGACGGAGAGCATGGAGCCGGCCATTATCGCTCTTGAACACGAAACCGGACGCATCGACAAAATCAACGAGCTTTTTCGTATTTTTCACAATATCAAATCGGCGGCATCTTTTTTGAAGATCGAAAGAATCCATTTGCTGGCGGAGCTGGCGGAAGAGATGATGGAGAGGATGCGGGCGAACGAAGAAGAGATCGACGAGAGAGTGGTCGACTGGCTTTTGCTGGTGAGCGATCAGATGCGACTGTGGTCTAGCGAGCTTCTCGAAGACGGGACGCTGGGCGATATCGATCCCGAAATTTTGAATGTACCAAAGAGAGACTGA